The following are from one region of the Cloacibacterium sp. TD35 genome:
- a CDS encoding superoxide dismutase, with amino-acid sequence MKKLVQWAFVAIAFSAVTSCVAVVGNTAQPTVNVESTDYGKPSDVTANAGAFKIKTLKHNYDAFSKYVDAKTMYIHFSKHYVGYLNNLNKAVEGKPQANMTIEEVLKTLDTSNATLRNNAGGYYNHNLYFDLMTPNSTGKPTGKLADAINRDFGSFENFKKQFSDAGAKQFGSGWAWLVTDASGKLKVGSTANQDNPLMPGMSISGTPVLAMDVWEHAYYLKYQNKRADYIEAFFNVIDWNVASDYYEKAMK; translated from the coding sequence ATGAAAAAATTAGTTCAATGGGCTTTTGTAGCCATCGCTTTTTCTGCGGTTACCTCTTGTGTAGCGGTAGTGGGAAATACAGCGCAACCAACAGTAAATGTAGAATCTACAGATTATGGTAAACCTTCTGATGTTACTGCAAATGCAGGTGCTTTCAAAATAAAAACACTGAAACATAATTATGATGCTTTTTCAAAATATGTAGATGCGAAGACTATGTACATTCACTTTTCTAAGCATTATGTAGGATATTTGAACAACTTAAATAAAGCGGTGGAAGGAAAACCACAAGCAAATATGACGATAGAAGAAGTGTTGAAAACTCTTGATACCAGCAATGCTACATTAAGAAATAATGCGGGAGGTTACTACAATCACAATTTGTATTTTGATTTGATGACTCCGAATTCAACAGGAAAACCAACTGGGAAATTAGCGGACGCCATCAATAGAGATTTTGGAAGTTTTGAAAATTTTAAAAAGCAGTTTTCTGATGCAGGAGCGAAACAATTTGGTTCTGGTTGGGCTTGGTTAGTTACCGATGCTTCAGGAAAATTGAAAGTAGGAAGTACCGCAAATCAGGATAATCCTTTGATGCCGGGAATGTCTATTTCTGGAACTCCAGTTTTGGCAATGGACGTTTGGGAACACGCTTATTATTTGAAATATCAAAACAAAAGAGCAGATTATATAGAAGCTTTCTTTAATGTAATCGATTGGAACGTGGCTTCTGATTACTACGAAAAAGCAATGAAATAA